Proteins encoded by one window of Collimonas fungivorans:
- a CDS encoding HAD-IA family hydrolase yields MAGRGSSLPEGRYSAFLFDMDGTILNSIAAAERIWGAWAVRHGLELASFLPTMHGSRAVDTITRLGLPGINPEVEALKITNAEINDVEGIVEIPGAAVFLKSLPPTKWAVVTSAPKDLALRRMKAAGIPVPAVLVTADDVAAGKPNPDCYLLAARKLEVDVSSCLIFEDAPVGIAAGEAAGATVLVVTATHGHPINSTHSTIKNYEKIFAKADEDGSILLEG; encoded by the coding sequence ATGGCAGGTCGTGGTTCATCGTTACCCGAAGGTCGATACAGCGCCTTCCTTTTCGATATGGATGGCACCATTCTCAACTCGATAGCCGCGGCAGAACGCATCTGGGGCGCGTGGGCGGTTCGCCATGGCCTCGAGCTGGCATCCTTCCTGCCGACCATGCACGGCTCGCGCGCCGTCGACACCATAACCCGACTGGGACTCCCCGGGATAAATCCTGAAGTCGAAGCATTGAAAATCACTAATGCCGAAATTAATGACGTCGAGGGCATTGTCGAGATACCTGGCGCGGCGGTTTTTTTAAAGTCTCTGCCACCGACCAAATGGGCTGTTGTGACTTCGGCTCCCAAGGATTTGGCATTGCGGCGCATGAAAGCGGCGGGCATTCCTGTTCCGGCTGTGCTTGTGACGGCTGACGATGTTGCTGCCGGAAAGCCGAACCCTGATTGCTATCTGCTGGCGGCCCGGAAACTGGAAGTGGACGTTAGCAGCTGTCTGATATTTGAAGATGCGCCCGTCGGTATTGCTGCTGGCGAAGCGGCTGGCGCGACAGTACTGGTTGTTACCGCAACTCATGGTCATCCGATAAATAGCACGCACTCAACGATTAAGAATTACGAAAAAATATTTGCTAAGGCTGACGAGGATGGCTCTATCCTGCTTGAAGGGTAG
- a CDS encoding dihydrofolate reductase family protein: MSKLCVRSFSLSLDGYGAGPGQDLDNPLGVGGKALHQWAFSTRTFQKMFGNEGGATGVDDDFAARGFDNIGAWIMGRNMFGPVRGAWPDDTWKGWWGDNPPYHTQVFVLTHHARPSITMEGGTVFHFVTDDIHAALQRATEAAGGRDIRLGGGVDTVRQYLRAGLVDELHLAISPVLLGAGENLLAGIDMPKLGYKVTEYVPTPNAAHVVLTKS, encoded by the coding sequence ATGTCCAAACTCTGTGTGCGCAGTTTCTCTCTATCCCTTGACGGTTACGGCGCAGGCCCCGGCCAGGATCTCGACAATCCGCTCGGCGTCGGCGGCAAGGCCTTGCACCAATGGGCTTTTTCCACCCGAACGTTTCAAAAGATGTTTGGAAATGAGGGCGGCGCGACCGGCGTGGATGACGATTTTGCAGCGCGCGGTTTCGACAACATCGGCGCCTGGATCATGGGGCGCAACATGTTCGGACCCGTCAGAGGCGCGTGGCCCGACGATACATGGAAGGGATGGTGGGGTGACAATCCGCCGTACCATACCCAGGTCTTTGTGTTGACTCACCATGCCCGACCATCGATCACGATGGAGGGCGGCACCGTGTTCCACTTCGTTACCGATGATATCCATGCCGCGCTGCAGCGCGCCACCGAGGCTGCCGGTGGCCGCGATATCCGGCTCGGCGGCGGCGTCGACACGGTCCGGCAATATCTTCGCGCAGGACTCGTCGACGAACTGCACCTTGCCATCTCACCGGTCCTGCTCGGTGCCGGGGAAAATCTTCTGGCCGGCATCGACATGCCGAAGCTCGGCTATAAGGTCACGGAATATGTCCCCACGCCGAATGCGGCCCATGTCGTCCTGACGAAATCCTGA
- a CDS encoding RDD family protein — translation MNESTEFEYVGFWLRVCAHLIDTVLVLVVIIPILFSIYGSEELVSGVTLSGPMNILVSYILPAAVVITFWQARQATPGKMAIGARIVDARTGDKPSIKQDAIRYLGYFVSTFPLCLGLIWVGIDKRKQGWHDKLAGTVVVRRKNGGAEPVKFGD, via the coding sequence ATGAATGAATCCACCGAATTCGAATATGTTGGATTCTGGCTGAGAGTCTGTGCCCACCTGATCGACACAGTCCTTGTGCTGGTCGTGATCATCCCGATATTGTTCTCCATTTACGGGAGCGAGGAACTGGTTTCCGGCGTGACGCTAAGCGGACCGATGAACATTCTGGTTTCCTACATTCTGCCGGCGGCCGTGGTCATCACGTTCTGGCAAGCGCGGCAAGCGACGCCGGGAAAGATGGCAATTGGCGCCCGCATCGTTGACGCCAGGACCGGCGACAAACCGAGCATCAAGCAGGATGCGATCCGCTACCTGGGCTACTTCGTTTCGACATTCCCCCTTTGCCTCGGGCTGATCTGGGTCGGCATCGACAAGCGCAAGCAGGGATGGCATGACAAGCTTGCCGGCACGGTAGTGGTCCGGCGTAAAAATGGTGGCGCGGAGCCAGTCAAGTTTGGCGATTGA
- a CDS encoding addiction module antidote protein, whose protein sequence is MTEKLTSYDPAEDLSSDEARAIFMSAAFETNDAAYIAHALGVVARAKGMPQIAGETGLSQEQLYRSFSENGNPTLKNTLAVMNALGLELIAKIHA, encoded by the coding sequence ATGACTGAGAAATTGACGAGCTACGATCCTGCCGAGGATTTGTCCTCTGACGAAGCAAGGGCAATTTTCATGTCAGCTGCATTTGAGACGAATGACGCCGCTTACATCGCGCATGCGCTTGGCGTCGTTGCCCGTGCGAAGGGTATGCCGCAAATTGCGGGGGAAACGGGCTTGTCCCAGGAGCAGCTTTATCGTTCTTTCAGCGAGAACGGCAACCCGACCCTAAAAAATACACTTGCCGTGATGAATGCTTTAGGCCTAGAACTGATCGCAAAAATCCACGCCTGA
- a CDS encoding MFS transporter: MNRLTQGTFRSLNNFNYRIWAGGALVSNVGTWMQRTAQDWLVLTQLTHKNATAVGIVMALQFGPHLLLLPVTGFAADHLDRRKLLIATQAAMGMLALGLGILTVSGLVQLWYVYLFAFLLGCVTAFDSPTRQTFVSELVTEAELSNAVALNSTSFNAARMIGPAVAGVLIAGIGSGWVFLINAVSFAGVIGALRLLRVDELHLRSRAAPARGGLLEGFRYVWRRPDIKAVLLMLFLIGTFGLNFPIFISTMSVTVFHAGADRYGLLTAIMAFGSVAGALLSARRAQPRIAILLAGAAVFGFGCALAAFMPSYWLFGLALILIGISAQTFNTTANSMVQLSTEPAMRGRVMAILLALALGGTAIGAPAVGWVADTFGPRWALGVGAAAGFAAAIVGIRYLARYRHLRVRIDGGRLRFSIDDSDPMNVLLRPGYTATEQKVP; this comes from the coding sequence ATGAACAGGCTGACGCAAGGCACCTTCCGTTCGCTGAATAACTTCAACTACCGGATCTGGGCCGGCGGCGCGCTGGTCTCCAATGTCGGAACCTGGATGCAGCGCACCGCCCAGGACTGGCTGGTGCTGACCCAGCTGACCCACAAGAATGCGACCGCGGTCGGCATCGTCATGGCGCTGCAGTTCGGGCCCCATCTCCTGTTGCTGCCTGTGACCGGTTTTGCAGCAGATCATCTGGACCGGCGCAAACTCCTGATTGCGACCCAGGCGGCGATGGGAATGCTGGCCCTTGGACTGGGCATCCTCACCGTCAGCGGCTTGGTCCAGCTGTGGTATGTCTACCTGTTTGCATTCCTGCTGGGCTGCGTCACGGCATTCGATTCGCCGACGCGCCAGACGTTTGTCTCGGAGCTGGTGACTGAAGCCGAGCTGTCGAATGCAGTAGCGCTAAATTCTACGTCTTTCAATGCTGCGCGCATGATCGGACCTGCTGTCGCAGGTGTCCTGATTGCCGGCATCGGCTCGGGCTGGGTATTCCTGATCAACGCTGTTTCATTTGCCGGGGTCATCGGCGCTCTGCGGCTGCTGCGTGTCGATGAACTGCACCTGAGAAGCAGGGCTGCGCCAGCCCGCGGCGGGCTGCTCGAAGGTTTTCGCTATGTCTGGCGCCGCCCTGATATCAAAGCTGTGCTTCTCATGCTGTTCCTGATAGGCACCTTCGGGCTCAATTTCCCGATCTTCATTTCCACCATGTCGGTCACTGTCTTCCATGCGGGGGCGGACCGTTACGGGCTGCTGACGGCGATCATGGCCTTCGGCTCGGTCGCCGGCGCGCTGCTCTCGGCCCGGCGGGCGCAGCCGCGCATCGCGATCCTGCTGGCCGGAGCCGCCGTCTTCGGCTTCGGCTGCGCGCTGGCGGCGTTCATGCCCAGCTACTGGCTGTTTGGTCTGGCGCTGATTCTTATCGGCATATCCGCACAGACTTTCAACACCACTGCCAACAGCATGGTGCAACTGTCGACCGAACCCGCCATGCGCGGACGTGTGATGGCGATCCTGCTGGCCTTGGCGCTGGGCGGTACCGCCATCGGTGCGCCTGCGGTGGGTTGGGTAGCGGACACCTTCGGCCCGCGCTGGGCGCTCGGTGTCGGCGCCGCCGCGGGTTTTGCCGCAGCAATCGTAGGAATCCGTTACCTCGCCAGGTACCGCCATCTGCGGGTGCGCATCGACGGCGGTCGCTTGCGCTTCAGCATCGACGACAGCGATCCCATGAATGTGCTGTTGCGACCCGGCTATACCGCCACCGAACAGAAGGTTCCATGA
- a CDS encoding isochorismatase family protein: MAVTTLDPKTALIVIDLQNGIVAYPTVHPASEVVQRAGALTAAFRRHDLPVVLVNVTGGAPGRTDQGRSLGDLPAGWADFVPELNQQPQDHIVTKRTWGAFTGSDLDAHLKKLGVTQVVIAGISTSIGVESTARQAYEHGFHVTLAVDAMTDTNPDAHINSTTRIFPRLGESGGTREIIALLDKRSA; this comes from the coding sequence ATGGCAGTAACCACGCTTGATCCAAAGACAGCACTCATCGTCATCGACCTGCAGAACGGCATCGTCGCTTATCCCACCGTCCATCCGGCCAGCGAGGTGGTGCAGCGGGCTGGCGCGCTGACCGCCGCATTCCGCCGCCACGACCTGCCGGTGGTGCTGGTCAACGTCACAGGCGGCGCGCCTGGCCGCACCGATCAGGGACGCAGCCTCGGCGACCTTCCCGCCGGCTGGGCCGATTTCGTCCCCGAGCTGAACCAGCAGCCGCAAGACCATATCGTGACCAAGCGCACCTGGGGCGCATTCACCGGCAGCGACCTTGATGCGCATCTGAAAAAACTGGGCGTGACGCAAGTCGTGATCGCCGGCATTTCCACCAGCATCGGCGTCGAATCAACTGCGCGCCAGGCATACGAGCACGGTTTCCACGTCACCCTCGCGGTCGACGCCATGACCGACACCAATCCCGATGCTCACATCAACAGCACCACGCGGATTTTTCCGAGGCTGGGCGAAAGCGGCGGCACTCGGGAGATCATCGCTCTCCTTGATAAGCGGAGCGCCTGA
- a CDS encoding MarR family winged helix-turn-helix transcriptional regulator, protein MSMSERPDDPEAARALAVAGEIRVLIGQLRQRLREQSHLGDFSLTQLQVLVWLENEGPATVTSIARAQGMRPQSMGETLAVLKAAGLVSGVPDPDDGRQTILSLTADCREKIKAARAAKDDWLFRAIRSKLTQAEQKQLATGVELLKRLIES, encoded by the coding sequence ATGAGCATGAGTGAACGACCAGACGATCCCGAAGCCGCCCGCGCACTGGCGGTGGCGGGAGAGATCCGTGTATTGATCGGCCAGCTGCGCCAGCGTTTGCGCGAACAATCACACCTGGGAGATTTCAGCCTGACCCAGCTGCAGGTCCTGGTCTGGCTGGAGAACGAAGGCCCGGCGACGGTGACCAGCATCGCTCGCGCTCAGGGCATGCGTCCTCAATCGATGGGCGAGACGCTGGCCGTGCTAAAGGCAGCCGGGCTGGTGAGCGGCGTGCCGGACCCGGACGACGGCCGGCAAACCATCTTGTCGCTCACGGCCGACTGCCGGGAAAAGATCAAGGCCGCGCGTGCGGCAAAGGACGACTGGCTGTTCCGGGCCATCCGCAGCAAGCTTACGCAAGCAGAGCAAAAACAGCTCGCAACCGGCGTCGAACTGCTCAAACGCCTCATCGAATCGTGA
- a CDS encoding LysR family transcriptional regulator, which translates to MRFDLTDLRLFLLVLETGSITHGAALANMSLPSASARLRGMEELIGLPLLERRARGVELTPAGDTLAHHARLVLAQMEQMRGELGEYSKGFKAHVRLWVNTVAMTEFLPKALAPFLAARPNIDVDLKERPSTDIVKAVSLGTADIGIISTTADHGSLQLFAFATDRLVLVAPRGDPLVKQKRIAFQHTAGRQFVGLSVGNPLQNYLDEHAMRAGNPLSFRVRVRTLEAICHMVASGVGLAIVPETAARRCRRSMAIQSVRLSDPWATRQLAICTRDADALPQYARELLEHLSAAGA; encoded by the coding sequence ATGCGCTTCGACCTGACCGATCTGCGGCTATTCCTCCTGGTTCTGGAAACCGGCAGCATTACCCATGGCGCGGCGCTGGCCAACATGTCGCTGCCCTCGGCCAGCGCGCGCCTGCGCGGCATGGAGGAACTGATCGGCCTGCCTCTGCTGGAGCGCCGCGCCCGTGGCGTTGAACTGACGCCGGCAGGCGATACCCTGGCCCACCATGCGCGGCTGGTGCTGGCGCAGATGGAGCAGATGCGCGGCGAGCTGGGCGAATATTCAAAAGGGTTCAAGGCCCATGTCCGGCTGTGGGTCAACACGGTTGCCATGACCGAGTTCTTGCCCAAGGCGCTGGCGCCGTTCCTGGCGGCGCGTCCGAATATCGATGTCGACCTGAAGGAAAGGCCCAGCACCGACATCGTCAAGGCAGTGTCGCTCGGCACCGCTGACATCGGCATCATTTCGACCACCGCCGACCACGGCAGCCTGCAGCTCTTTGCTTTCGCCACCGACCGCCTGGTGCTGGTGGCGCCGCGCGGCGATCCGCTGGTAAAGCAGAAGCGCATCGCCTTCCAGCACACGGCCGGCCGCCAGTTTGTCGGGCTGAGCGTCGGCAATCCCTTGCAGAACTATCTCGACGAGCACGCCATGCGGGCCGGCAATCCGCTTTCATTCAGGGTGCGTGTGCGTACCCTGGAAGCAATCTGCCACATGGTGGCGTCCGGCGTCGGCCTGGCCATCGTGCCGGAGACGGCGGCGCGGCGCTGCCGGCGCTCGATGGCGATTCAATCGGTGCGGCTGTCCGATCCCTGGGCTACCCGGCAGCTGGCGATTTGTACGCGCGATGCCGATGCCTTGCCGCAGTATGCGCGGGAACTGCTCGAACACCTTTCCGCTGCCGGCGCTTAA
- a CDS encoding sulfite exporter TauE/SafE family protein — translation MPLSLFEMPAMFHYDLPRLSAILLTFFIAGTVKGVTGMGLPTIAMGLLGATMPPVAAASLLILPSFVTNLWQLLAGPGFVALARRLWTMMAGITVGTIAGAWLMTNDSGGWTAIALGVVLVIYALFGLAARQLSVPAQAERPASPLVGLVTGLITGGTGVFVIPAVPYIQALGLDKEDLVQALGLSFTVSTIALAIGLQRQGAFQLGDIGTSSLAVLPALLGMWLGQHVRRRVSPAVFRRWFFICLIVLGLQLVLRPII, via the coding sequence ATGCCATTGTCGCTTTTTGAGATGCCAGCCATGTTCCACTATGACCTGCCACGCTTGTCCGCCATTCTGCTCACCTTCTTTATCGCCGGCACGGTGAAGGGCGTGACCGGGATGGGGTTGCCGACCATTGCAATGGGGCTGCTGGGAGCCACCATGCCGCCGGTTGCAGCGGCCTCGCTCCTGATCCTGCCCTCGTTCGTCACTAACCTCTGGCAACTGCTGGCCGGCCCCGGATTCGTGGCGCTGGCCAGGCGGCTCTGGACCATGATGGCGGGCATCACCGTCGGCACCATTGCCGGCGCCTGGCTGATGACCAATGACAGCGGCGGCTGGACTGCAATAGCGCTCGGAGTGGTGCTAGTAATTTATGCGCTGTTCGGATTGGCGGCGCGCCAGCTGTCTGTTCCTGCGCAGGCAGAGCGGCCTGCATCGCCGCTGGTCGGCCTTGTGACCGGACTGATCACCGGCGGCACCGGCGTGTTCGTGATTCCGGCCGTGCCCTATATCCAGGCGTTGGGGCTGGACAAGGAGGACCTGGTGCAGGCGCTGGGACTGTCGTTCACCGTGTCAACCATCGCCCTGGCCATCGGCCTGCAGCGGCAAGGCGCTTTCCAGCTGGGCGATATCGGCACATCCAGCCTTGCGGTGCTACCTGCATTGCTGGGCATGTGGCTAGGCCAGCATGTCCGGCGGCGCGTCAGCCCGGCTGTTTTCCGGCGCTGGTTTTTCATCTGCCTGATCGTGCTCGGCCTGCAGCTGGTATTGCGTCCGATTATCTAG
- a CDS encoding LysE family translocator — protein MHTQTILTYTAFAALSILSPGPSILLSLRNGATYGPRSVMWSGLGNISGVFCLSTAAILGLGVLLKSSAMLFMAVKICGALYLFYIGIRHLFAGSNGLAYESEAGQAGIAPRPRKLYGEAFLTAATNPKAVLFFTALFPQFIDPQAALLPQFLVLMAIFMSLSYSTHLSYAVVASRARHLLVRPQFAKWMNRVVGTAFISFGSLLLALRRQTS, from the coding sequence ATGCATACGCAAACTATCCTCACCTATACCGCCTTCGCGGCGCTGTCCATCCTCAGCCCCGGGCCGTCGATCCTGCTGTCGCTGCGCAATGGCGCTACCTATGGCCCGCGTTCGGTGATGTGGTCAGGCCTGGGCAATATTTCCGGCGTGTTCTGCCTGTCGACCGCGGCCATCCTTGGCCTGGGCGTGCTGCTCAAGTCGTCCGCCATGCTGTTCATGGCAGTCAAGATTTGCGGCGCGCTTTACCTGTTTTATATCGGCATCCGGCATTTGTTCGCCGGCTCGAACGGACTTGCTTATGAATCGGAAGCAGGGCAGGCCGGAATTGCTCCGCGTCCGCGCAAGCTGTATGGCGAAGCCTTCCTGACAGCGGCCACCAACCCCAAGGCGGTCTTGTTTTTCACGGCGCTGTTCCCGCAGTTCATCGATCCCCAGGCAGCTTTGCTGCCGCAATTCCTGGTCCTCATGGCTATCTTCATGAGCTTGTCTTACAGCACCCACCTGAGCTATGCAGTAGTAGCTTCCCGCGCCAGGCATCTGCTGGTGCGGCCGCAGTTCGCCAAGTGGATGAACCGCGTGGTAGGGACAGCCTTCATTTCATTCGGCTCGCTGCTGCTGGCGCTGCGCCGCCAGACATCCTGA
- a CDS encoding sugar ABC transporter permease — protein sequence MSKINLNFNLNFNIKQLFRQYKIMALLIAIAIIWAFFSWKTEGGFVTPRNLSNLLRQMSITGILACGMVLVIIGGEIDLSVGSMLGLLGGVAAVLNVTHHLPLPLNLCLVLLLGLALGLFNGYLTAYMRIPSFIVGLGGMLAFRGILLGVTGGLTIAPVSSDLVYLGQGYLPPQLGIVLGAGLFILALALTWRQRRNRMQHALPVPPLWRDGVRVLLIGLVLLAFVSTLNTYDGIPVPVLLLLALLGLFSYITTQTVFGRRIYSVGSNMEATRLSGVNVQAVKLWIFGIMGVMCALAGLVNTARLAAGSPSAGNMGELDAIAACFIGGTSMRGGSGTVYGALIGALVMASLDNGMSMLDVDTYWQMIVKGSILMLAVWVDVSTRSGR from the coding sequence ATGAGCAAGATCAACCTCAATTTCAACCTCAATTTCAATATCAAGCAGCTGTTCCGGCAATACAAGATCATGGCCTTGCTGATAGCTATCGCCATCATCTGGGCATTCTTCAGCTGGAAAACCGAAGGCGGTTTCGTCACGCCGCGCAACCTGTCCAACCTGCTGCGCCAGATGTCGATCACCGGCATCCTCGCTTGCGGCATGGTGTTGGTGATTATCGGCGGTGAAATCGACCTCTCGGTCGGCTCCATGCTCGGCTTGCTGGGCGGCGTCGCCGCCGTGCTCAACGTCACCCACCATCTGCCTCTGCCGCTGAACCTGTGCCTGGTGCTGCTGCTGGGCCTGGCGCTGGGTTTGTTCAACGGCTACCTGACGGCGTACATGCGGATTCCCTCGTTCATCGTCGGCCTCGGCGGCATGCTGGCGTTTCGCGGGATCCTGTTGGGCGTCACCGGCGGACTGACCATCGCCCCGGTCTCCAGCGACCTGGTGTACCTGGGGCAGGGTTACCTGCCGCCGCAGCTCGGCATCGTGCTCGGCGCCGGCTTGTTCATCCTGGCCTTGGCGCTGACCTGGCGCCAGCGCCGCAACCGCATGCAGCACGCGCTGCCGGTGCCGCCGCTGTGGCGCGACGGAGTGCGTGTGCTGCTGATCGGACTGGTGCTGCTGGCGTTTGTATCCACCCTCAACACCTATGACGGGATCCCTGTGCCGGTGCTGCTGTTGCTGGCCTTGCTGGGCCTGTTCAGCTACATCACCACCCAGACCGTTTTCGGGCGCCGCATCTATTCGGTCGGCAGCAACATGGAGGCGACCCGTTTGTCCGGCGTCAACGTGCAGGCGGTGAAGCTGTGGATCTTCGGCATCATGGGCGTAATGTGCGCGCTGGCCGGCCTGGTCAATACTGCGCGCCTGGCGGCGGGTTCGCCTTCGGCCGGCAACATGGGCGAGCTGGATGCGATCGCTGCCTGTTTCATCGGCGGCACTTCCATGCGTGGCGGCTCGGGCACGGTATATGGCGCGCTGATCGGCGCGCTGGTGATGGCCAGCCTGGACAACGGCATGTCGATGCTGGATGTCGATACCTACTGGCAAATGATCGTCAAGGGCAGCATCCTGATGCTGGCGGTGTGGGTCGATGTCAGCACGCGTTCGGGACGATAA
- the xylG gene encoding D-xylose ABC transporter ATP-binding protein, whose amino-acid sequence MSDYLLEMRGIVKEFGAVRALDGIDIKVKAGECLGLCGENGAGKSTLMKVLSGVYPHGSWQGEILWQGAPLQSQSMRDTEAAGIIIIHQELMLVQELSVAENIFMGHELTLPGGRMNYPAMYRRAAELMRELKMPDINVALPVMNYGGGHQQLVEIAKALNKQAKLLILDEPSSSLTASEIEVLLDIIRDLKAKGVACVYISHKLDEVAAVCDTVAVIRDGKHIATTPMQDMNVDQIITQMVGREISAMYPDQEHEIGEVMFEARHVTCHDVDNPLRKRVDDISFSLRRGEILGIAGLVGAGRTELVSALFGAYPGRSQAEVWLEGVKVDTGTPQKAIRLGLCMVPEDRKQHGIVPDLSVGQNITLAVLKNFSRNTRIDAEAELKTVQAEIGRLQLKTSSPFLPITSLSGGNQQKAVLAKMLLARPKVLILDEPTRGVDVGAKAEIYRLMAQLARQGVAIIMVSSELAEVLGVSDRVLVIGEGKLRGNFINRGLSQETVLAAAIDQSSQYMASQQLVAAASEAGNNGKLI is encoded by the coding sequence ATGTCCGACTATTTGCTGGAAATGCGCGGCATCGTCAAGGAATTCGGCGCGGTGCGGGCGCTGGATGGCATCGACATCAAGGTCAAGGCTGGTGAATGCCTCGGCCTGTGCGGCGAAAACGGCGCCGGCAAATCGACCCTGATGAAAGTGCTGTCCGGCGTTTATCCGCATGGCAGCTGGCAGGGTGAAATCCTGTGGCAGGGAGCACCCTTGCAGTCGCAATCGATGCGCGATACCGAAGCCGCCGGCATCATCATCATTCATCAGGAGCTGATGCTGGTGCAGGAACTGTCGGTAGCAGAAAACATTTTCATGGGACACGAACTGACCCTGCCTGGCGGCCGCATGAACTATCCCGCCATGTACCGCCGCGCCGCCGAACTGATGCGCGAACTGAAAATGCCCGACATCAATGTGGCGCTGCCGGTGATGAACTACGGCGGCGGCCATCAGCAGCTGGTGGAGATTGCCAAGGCGCTCAACAAACAGGCGAAGCTGCTGATCCTGGACGAACCGTCGTCGTCGCTGACGGCATCCGAGATCGAGGTTTTGCTGGATATTATCCGCGACCTGAAAGCCAAGGGCGTGGCTTGTGTGTATATCTCACACAAGCTGGACGAAGTGGCGGCGGTGTGCGACACCGTGGCCGTGATCCGCGACGGCAAACACATTGCCACCACGCCGATGCAGGACATGAATGTCGACCAGATCATCACGCAGATGGTGGGCCGCGAAATCAGCGCCATGTATCCGGACCAGGAACACGAGATCGGCGAGGTGATGTTCGAAGCGCGCCATGTCACCTGCCATGACGTCGACAATCCGCTGCGCAAGCGCGTCGACGATATTTCTTTTTCTTTGCGGCGCGGCGAGATCCTTGGCATCGCCGGGCTGGTGGGCGCCGGCCGCACCGAACTGGTGTCTGCCCTGTTCGGCGCTTATCCTGGACGCAGCCAGGCCGAGGTCTGGCTGGAAGGCGTCAAAGTCGACACCGGCACGCCGCAAAAAGCGATCCGGCTCGGGCTGTGCATGGTGCCTGAAGACCGCAAGCAGCACGGCATCGTGCCCGATCTCAGCGTCGGCCAGAACATCACCTTGGCGGTGCTCAAGAATTTTTCGCGCAACACCCGCATCGATGCCGAGGCCGAACTGAAAACCGTGCAGGCTGAAATAGGCCGGCTCCAGCTCAAGACATCCAGCCCGTTCTTGCCCATCACCAGCCTGTCCGGCGGCAACCAGCAAAAGGCGGTGCTGGCAAAAATGCTGCTGGCGCGGCCCAAAGTCCTGATCCTGGACGAACCGACGCGCGGCGTCGATGTCGGCGCCAAGGCCGAGATCTACCGGCTGATGGCGCAGCTGGCGCGGCAGGGCGTGGCGATCATCATGGTGTCGTCCGAGCTGGCGGAGGTGCTGGGCGTTTCCGACCGCGTGCTGGTGATCGGCGAAGGCAAGCTGCGCGGCAATTTCATCAACCGCGGCCTGAGCCAGGAAACCGTGCTGGCAGCGGCGATCGACCAGTCGTCTCAATACATGGCGTCGCAGCAGCTGGTCGCCGCTGCATCTGAAGCAGGAAATAACGGGAAACTGATATGA
- the xylF gene encoding D-xylose ABC transporter substrate-binding protein, with product MAVAVFALGSTAAMADSKNPKIGFSIDDLRVERWARDRDFFVAAADKLGAKVFVQSADASEQRQISQIENLISRGVDVIVIVPFNATVLTNTVKEAKKAGIKVVSYDRLILNADIDAYISFDNEKVGEMQAEGVLKAQPKGNYYLLGGSPTDNNAKMLREGQLKVLKPSIDKGDIKIVGQQWVKDWSATEALSIVENALTANNNKIDAIVASNDGTAGGAIQALASQKMAGKVPVSGQDADLAAVKRVIAGTQSMTVYKPLKLIASEAAKLSVQLARNEKPAYNSQYENGVKKVDTILLKPTPLTSANVKLLVDDGFYTQAQISSK from the coding sequence ATGGCGGTAGCGGTATTTGCACTGGGCAGCACAGCCGCGATGGCCGATTCCAAGAATCCCAAGATCGGTTTTTCGATCGACGATTTGCGGGTCGAGCGCTGGGCCAGGGACCGCGATTTTTTTGTTGCCGCGGCTGACAAGCTGGGCGCCAAGGTGTTTGTACAGTCGGCCGACGCCAGCGAGCAGCGGCAGATCTCCCAGATCGAAAACCTGATCTCGCGCGGCGTCGACGTCATCGTCATCGTGCCGTTCAACGCCACCGTGCTGACCAATACCGTCAAGGAAGCCAAGAAAGCCGGCATCAAGGTGGTGTCGTATGACCGCCTGATCCTGAACGCCGATATCGACGCCTACATCTCCTTCGACAATGAAAAGGTCGGCGAGATGCAGGCCGAAGGCGTGCTCAAGGCGCAGCCCAAGGGCAATTATTACCTGTTGGGAGGTTCGCCCACCGACAACAACGCCAAGATGCTGCGCGAAGGCCAGCTGAAAGTGCTGAAGCCGTCGATCGACAAGGGCGACATCAAGATCGTCGGCCAGCAGTGGGTCAAGGACTGGAGCGCTACTGAAGCCTTGTCCATCGTGGAAAACGCCCTGACTGCCAACAATAACAAGATCGACGCCATCGTCGCCTCCAACGACGGCACCGCCGGCGGCGCGATCCAGGCGCTGGCTTCGCAAAAGATGGCAGGCAAGGTGCCGGTCTCGGGGCAGGACGCCGACCTGGCCGCGGTCAAGCGCGTGATCGCCGGTACCCAGTCGATGACGGTGTACAAACCGCTCAAGCTGATCGCCTCCGAAGCGGCCAAACTGTCGGTGCAACTGGCGCGCAACGAAAAGCCTGCCTACAACTCCCAGTATGAAAACGGCGTCAAGAAAGTCGACACCATACTGCTGAAACCGACGCCGCTGACCAGCGCCAACGTCAAGCTGCTGGTGGACGACGGTTTCTATACCCAGGCCCAGATCAGCAGCAAGTAA